In Gallus gallus isolate bGalGal1 chromosome Z, bGalGal1.mat.broiler.GRCg7b, whole genome shotgun sequence, one DNA window encodes the following:
- the ESM1 gene encoding endothelial cell-specific molecule 1, translated as MKGFLLLTLLLMPAHAGAAWSAKYAVDCPEPCDSNACKSTLRCKRTVLDDCGCCRVCAAVLGETCYRTVSGMDGVKCGPGLKCQFYTEEDDFGDEFGICKECPYGTYGMECRKTCNCPSGICDRVTGKCLKFPFFQLSASKPPNRRKIISHTDNDMASGDGNSVKEEFVKEKAIRTPVMKWLNPR; from the exons ATGAAGGGCTTCCTGTTGCTCACACTCCTCCTAATGCCTGCACACGCTGGAGCCGCTTGGAGTGCGAAATACGCGGTCGATTGCCCTGAGCCCTGTGACAGTAATGCGTGCAAAAGCACCTTGCGCTGTAAGCGGACGGTGCTGGACGACTGCGGCTGCTGCCGGGTGTGTGCGGCAGTGCTGGGCGAGACGTGCTATCGCACCGTCTCGGGTATGGATGGTGTCAAGTGCGGCCCGGGGCTGAAGTGCCAGTTTTACACTGAGGAGGATGACTTTGGTGATGAATTTGGTATCTGCAAAG agtgtCCTTACGGTACCTACGGCATGGAGTGCAGGAAAACTTGCAACTGTCCGTCTGGCATCTGTGACAGAGTCACTGGGAAGTGTTTGAAGTTCCCATTTTTTCAACTGTCTGCTTCAAAACCTCCGAATCGAcgaaaaataatttctcacaCAG ATAACGACATGGCATCGGGGGATGGCAACTCTGTAAAAGAGGAATTTGTTAAGGAGAAAGCAATTCGCACCCCAGTGATGAAGTGGCTAAATCCTCGCTGA